The Henckelia pumila isolate YLH828 chromosome 2, ASM3356847v2, whole genome shotgun sequence genome includes a window with the following:
- the LOC140879996 gene encoding probable F-box protein At4g22030 — MLQMATFRPSTSTISSVTCLTKFRACIHTHQRLRETNISISHYSNKDHSVVGLNKQKNRTLVIKTNPERTERSRPNSSLVEELYAIMDIVADRVEMHKNIGEQRNNWNHLLLTSVNSMTATAAIMAGIAAGTETGSALMPLKLSSAVLYLGATGILIIINKIQPSQLAEEQRNASRLFKQLHAEISSNIALKRTNSKDVGRITDKVLALDKAYPLPLLGVMLDKFPERVEPAVWWPKHMDQSRDSETTVKGAENGWSQELEEEMREILSVLRRKDDAEYIKLGKIVLNINKILAVCGPMLTGLAATGVSFIGSSSLGSIPPLLGVVLGAVATIVNTIEHGGQMGMVFEMYRSSAGFFKLMEENIETTLEQRQEIRENGQVFEEKVALELGRNLSELRDLASASCSRISNPQEFASKLF, encoded by the coding sequence ATGCTTCAAATGGCCACTTTCAGACCTTCAACTTCTACCATTTCTTCTGTCACTTGCCTTACAAAATTTAGAGCTTGCATTCATACTCATCAAAGGCTTCGAGAAACCAACATTTCAATATCTCATTACTCGAACAAGGACCACTCTGTTGTTGGTTTAAACAAACAAAAGAATCGAACACTCGTGATCAAAACCAACCCTGAAAGGACAGAACGTAGCCGTCCCAATTCAAGTTTGGTCGAAGAACTGTATGCGATCATGGATATTGTAGCAGATAGAGTTGAAATGCACAAGAACATTGGAGAGCAAAGAAATAACTGGAACCATCTCCTGCTAACTTCGGTCAATAGTATGACTGCAACTGCTGCAATCATGGCTGGAATAGCAGCAGGGACCGAAACCGGATCAGCTCTTATGCCCCTTAAGTTGTCGTCCGCAGTTCTCTACCTAGGTGCTACTGGAATATTGATAATTATTAACAAGATTCAACCATCTCAGCTAGCCGAAGAACAGAGGAATGCTTCAAGGCTATTCAAGCAGCTCCATGCAGAAATCAGTTCTAATATAGCTTTGAAAAGGACTAATTCCAAGGATGTTGGAAGAATAACTGACAAGGTATTGGCTTTAGATAAAGCCTATCCTCTTCCTCTACTCGGAGTGATGCTCGATAAATTTCCTGAACGTGTGGAGCCAGCTGTATGGTGGCCAAAGCACATGGATCAGTCTCGTGACTCGGAGACTACAGTGAAGGGAGCCGAGAATGGATGGAGCCAAGAGCTTGAAGAAGAGATGAGGGAGATTTTATCAGTCCTAAGGAGGAAGGATGATGCAGAGTATATCAAACTGGGAAagattgttttaaatattaacaAGATCCTAGCCGTATGTGGACCTATGCTGACGGGTTTAGCTGCCACTGGCGTGTCATTCATTGGATCGTCTAGTCTTGGATCAATTCCTCCATTACTCGGGGTTGTACTAGGAGCAGTGGCAACAATCGTGAACACAATTGAACATGGAGGCCAAATGGGTATGGTGTTTGAGATGTACAGAAGCTCGGCCGGCTTCTTTAAGCTGATGGAGGAAAACATTGAAACAACCTTGGAGCAAAGGCAAGAGATTAGAGAGAATGGGCAAGTTTTCGAAGAAAAGGTGGCTCTTGAACTTGGCAGAAATCTGTCGGAACTCAGAGATCTTGCAAGCGCTTCTtgttcaagaatttcaaatccacaaGAGTTCGCCAGCAAGCTATTCTGA
- the LOC140884703 gene encoding uncharacterized protein: MGSKFIILALLGALVCTTTARRLAGSEGSFEEEKGWFGPGLGGGGGFGVGGGGGLGGGSGAGFGGGSGGGLGGGGLGGGGGFGGGGGGGGGLGGGSGFGAGAGGGFGGLGGGGGGGGGGGGGGGLGGGFGAGGGTGGGWGLP; this comes from the coding sequence atgggttcAAAGTTTATTATTCTCGCTCTTCTTGGAGCTCTTGTCTGCACGACCACAGCAAGGAGACTTGCTGGCTCCGAGGGTTCTTTCGAGGAAGAAAAGGGATGGTTTGGACCGGGATTGGGCGGCGGAGGTGGTTTTGGAGTTGGTGGTGGTGGAGGGTTAGGTGGAGGATCTGGTGCTGGCTTTGGTGGTGGTTCTGGCGGTGGACTTGGTGGCGGTGGACTTGGCGGTGGTGGAGGATtcggaggaggaggaggaggaggtggAGGGTTGGGAGGTGGTTCCGGCTTTGGAGCAGGAGCTGGCGGTGGCTTTGGTGGTCTCGGCGGCGGCGGTGGTGGTGGTGGCggcggtggtggtggtggtgggtTGGGTGGTGGCTTCGGAGCTGGAGGAGGAACCGGTGGCGGTTGGGGGCTACCCTAA